One stretch of Armigeres subalbatus isolate Guangzhou_Male chromosome 2, GZ_Asu_2, whole genome shotgun sequence DNA includes these proteins:
- the LOC134216117 gene encoding uncharacterized protein LOC134216117, giving the protein MISTWELAASNAKTLTQDNSFEQIASIFGSCGNLFQRMTDSNRRHGPVKSRAGYRHFSGDDERNTKPYNRYSNRVNHRSQTGRVRQVRLQEQRRRYLDAVVHPVELKSDEQPAIDQRVCYYCGVRGHVRRRCPKLEQFKRSPINNINFEKTCAKNDDNLSNMMSCWKDKSDYSDPGELQCMHVSSIGKSHPYLLELDIQGINVQMEIDSGSDVSVIDYD; this is encoded by the exons ATGATATCTACATGGGAGTTAGCTGCttctaatgcaaaaacattAACACAAGACAATTCTTTTGAACAAATCGCTTCTATTTTTGGAAGTTGTGGTAACCTTTTTCAACGTATGACAGATTCAAATCGAAGGCATGGTCCAGTGAAGAGCCGAGCAGGCTATAGACATTTTTCAGGTGATGACGAGCGCAACACAAAACCCTACAATAGGTACAGCAATCGTGTGAATCATCGTTCACAGACCGGACGGGTTAGACAAGTGCGGCTCCAGGAACAGCGAAGAAGGTATCTGGATGCAGTGGTTCACCCGGTGGAACTGAAGAGCGATGAACAACCAGCAATTGATCAGCGAGTGTGCTACTATTGTGGAGTTCGAGGACATGTTCGCAGGAGGTGCCCGAAGCTGGAACAATTCAAGAGGAGTCCGATCAACAacatcaactttgaaaaaacctgTGCGAAAAATGACGATAATTTGTCGAATATGATGAGTTGTTGGAAAGACAAGAGTGATTATTCGGATCCAGGTGAATTACAGTGCATGCATGTTTCCTCCATTGGCAAAAGTCATCCATATTTGCTAGAACTGGATATTCAAGGCATCAATGTGCAGATGGAGATTGATAGTGGCTCCGACGTTTCCGTGATTG ATTACGATTGA